One part of the Paenibacillus silvisoli genome encodes these proteins:
- a CDS encoding sensor histidine kinase, which yields MSTTLFKNTTIRKKMMLLFLIATILPIAASIAISYHETKTSITKEAISKNNRLLSLGGANIINYMNNINQKSLAVYNSMNVPRSLYYILEHNMENEVFPNQISDVIQNRNLLKDHLYNMYQSVQEFYKIRLYVAGQNTSYLLWNDDIKVGKHENGSIAMATKTYIEPTHLSHNYGLSIKSPVKEEQVFTLHRPIFLAPSDVQLAELTIDVKTEVLNDLNRQLYDAGHESFYLVDADGGVILSSDADMAGKRLDAEWFKAARNAANPAGHFDWDSQSFTGMIFYQQVKTNYMNWYLIKQTPNSHLYKAANETALINTWVGAAFLAIAVFALLLILYRFTKPLMTLIGYVNKIDSGNLNVQIDIWTNDEIGLLAKRFRSMMQTINNLILKEYRLELANKTIQLKALQAQVNPHFLYNALQSVGTVALQHGNMKVYQLVTSLGKMMRYQMDMADVGVALSRELEYVQAYLDLQKERFDTALDIILIVDERTRGILLPKMILQPLVENFFKHGFSPSEQPAKLVVASSLSEDGALTIIVSDNGKGISAARMAELNRLLAMEDELEEHEEGLAIGLRNVLSRLRLYFRQDASLSLQHLHPHGLSVTLHIPHVLEEANEAV from the coding sequence TTGTCCACCACCTTATTCAAAAACACGACAATCCGTAAGAAAATGATGCTGCTATTCTTAATCGCGACCATTCTGCCCATCGCGGCTTCCATCGCCATCTCGTATCACGAAACGAAAACGTCCATCACGAAAGAGGCGATTTCGAAGAACAACCGCCTGCTCTCGCTCGGCGGCGCGAACATTATCAACTATATGAACAATATCAACCAAAAGTCGCTGGCCGTCTACAATTCCATGAACGTGCCGCGCTCGCTCTATTATATTTTGGAGCATAATATGGAGAACGAGGTGTTCCCCAACCAGATCAGCGACGTCATCCAGAACCGTAATCTATTAAAGGACCATCTCTATAATATGTATCAAAGCGTACAGGAGTTTTATAAAATCAGACTCTATGTCGCCGGTCAGAACACGAGTTATTTACTATGGAATGACGACATAAAAGTCGGCAAACACGAGAATGGCTCTATCGCGATGGCTACCAAAACGTACATCGAGCCTACCCATCTGAGCCACAATTACGGGCTGTCGATCAAGTCGCCGGTCAAGGAGGAGCAAGTGTTTACCCTCCACCGTCCGATCTTTCTCGCTCCTAGCGACGTGCAGCTGGCGGAGCTGACCATCGACGTGAAGACCGAGGTGCTGAACGACCTGAACCGGCAGCTCTATGACGCCGGTCACGAAAGCTTCTATCTCGTGGATGCCGACGGCGGCGTGATCCTCTCCTCCGATGCCGATATGGCCGGCAAGCGGCTGGACGCGGAATGGTTCAAGGCGGCGCGGAACGCCGCGAATCCGGCGGGTCATTTTGACTGGGACAGCCAGTCGTTTACCGGCATGATCTTCTACCAACAGGTGAAGACGAATTATATGAATTGGTATTTGATCAAGCAGACGCCGAACAGCCACCTCTACAAGGCCGCTAATGAAACCGCTTTAATTAACACTTGGGTCGGCGCGGCCTTTCTCGCGATCGCGGTGTTCGCGCTGCTGCTCATTTTGTACCGGTTCACGAAGCCGCTGATGACGCTGATCGGGTACGTCAACAAAATCGACTCCGGCAACCTCAATGTCCAGATCGATATTTGGACCAACGACGAAATCGGGCTGCTCGCCAAGCGGTTCCGCTCGATGATGCAGACGATCAACAATTTGATTTTGAAGGAGTACCGGCTCGAGCTCGCGAACAAAACGATTCAGCTCAAGGCGCTGCAGGCGCAGGTCAATCCGCACTTCCTTTACAACGCGCTGCAGTCCGTCGGCACCGTCGCTTTGCAGCACGGCAATATGAAAGTGTACCAGCTTGTCACTTCGCTTGGGAAGATGATGCGCTATCAAATGGATATGGCCGACGTCGGGGTGGCGCTGAGCCGGGAGCTGGAATATGTGCAAGCCTATCTCGATCTGCAAAAGGAGCGGTTCGATACGGCGCTCGACATTATCTTGATCGTCGATGAGCGTACGCGCGGCATTCTGCTGCCCAAGATGATTCTGCAGCCGCTTGTCGAGAACTTCTTCAAGCACGGCTTCTCGCCTTCGGAGCAGCCGGCGAAGCTTGTCGTCGCCAGCTCGCTCAGCGAGGACGGAGCGCTCACCATCATTGTCTCCGACAACGGGAAGGGCATCTCCGCGGCGCGCATGGCGGAGTTGAACCGGCTGCTCGCGATGGAGGACGAGCTGGAGGAGCATGAGGAGGGGCTCGCGATCGGGCTGCGCAACGTGCTGTCCCGGCTGCGGCTTTATTTCCGGCAGGATGCCTCGCTTAGTCTGCAGCATCTGCACCCGCACGGCTTGTCCGTGACGCTACATATTCCGCATGTTCTGGAGGAGGCGAACGAGGCTGTATGA
- a CDS encoding carbohydrate ABC transporter permease — protein MNRKIKWREWLQQTVFVGPGLLIFLLIVAVPFFMGFYYTFTEWDGLDLNNAKWIGFENIAHIFTDDERFWTAFWFTARFTAASVVLTNLMSLVLALLLTRNLKSRGILRTVFFLPNVIGGLLLGYIWYFIYVRGFAAVGEATGLAFFNLPWLGTPTTAFWGIVGVFVWQTAGYMMIIYIAAIVGIPKDMTEAARIDGANPWQIFRSVTVPLIMPAITICLFLTTSNAFRMFDLNLSLTAGGPGYASESIALNIYREALTNNRYGLGTAKAMLFFFAVALITVTQVWVTKRKEVEA, from the coding sequence ATAAACCGAAAAATCAAATGGCGCGAATGGCTGCAGCAAACCGTCTTTGTCGGACCGGGTCTACTTATTTTTCTATTGATCGTCGCGGTGCCGTTCTTTATGGGCTTCTACTATACGTTTACGGAGTGGGACGGACTCGATCTGAATAACGCGAAATGGATCGGCTTCGAAAATATTGCACACATCTTCACCGATGACGAGCGGTTCTGGACCGCATTCTGGTTTACGGCGAGATTTACGGCGGCGTCGGTCGTGCTGACGAATCTGATGTCGCTCGTTCTGGCGCTGCTGCTGACGCGCAATCTGAAGAGCCGGGGAATATTGCGGACCGTCTTCTTCCTGCCGAATGTGATCGGGGGCTTGCTGCTCGGCTACATTTGGTATTTTATTTACGTTCGCGGGTTCGCGGCGGTTGGAGAAGCGACGGGACTCGCGTTTTTCAATTTGCCGTGGCTCGGAACGCCGACGACGGCGTTCTGGGGAATCGTGGGCGTATTCGTCTGGCAGACGGCGGGCTACATGATGATCATCTACATTGCGGCGATTGTCGGCATTCCGAAGGATATGACGGAGGCGGCGCGCATCGACGGCGCGAATCCGTGGCAAATTTTCCGCTCGGTGACCGTGCCGCTCATCATGCCGGCAATTACGATCTGTTTGTTCTTGACGACGTCCAACGCGTTTCGGATGTTCGATCTTAACCTGTCGCTTACGGCGGGCGGCCCGGGCTACGCCTCGGAGTCGATCGCGCTGAACATTTACCGCGAGGCGCTGACGAATAACCGGTACGGGCTTGGCACGGCGAAGGCGATGCTCTTCTTCTTCGCGGTCGCGCTTATCACCGTCACGCAGGTTTGGGTCACCAAGAGGAAAGAGGTGGAAGCGTAG
- a CDS encoding carbohydrate ABC transporter permease, which yields MEEKQRYTPLVLAFELVCIVIALLFLTPFYFLLINSFKKLSAILLNAATLPASWGLDNFRRAWVAIDFPSVFAHSVIITALSVGCLVVVASMSAYRLVRRPTAFNKFLFTVYVAAMIIPFQSVMLPLMRITSLFELRGHVYGIVICYIGFGISLSMFLFHGFIKSVPLEIEEAAVVDGCSPYGVYWRIVFPLLKPIAVTVIILNVLWIWNDYLLPVLVINDNFTTIPLAVQKFFGQYLRKWDLAMASLTLSTVPIIVFFLFLQKYIIQGITAGSVKG from the coding sequence ATGGAGGAGAAACAACGCTATACCCCGCTCGTGCTCGCTTTCGAGCTGGTCTGCATCGTGATCGCGCTGCTGTTTTTGACGCCGTTTTATTTCTTGCTGATTAACTCGTTCAAGAAGCTGAGCGCGATCCTGCTGAACGCGGCGACGCTGCCGGCGAGCTGGGGGCTGGACAATTTCAGGCGCGCTTGGGTCGCTATCGATTTTCCGTCCGTATTCGCGCACTCCGTAATCATTACGGCGCTGAGCGTCGGTTGTCTGGTCGTGGTGGCGAGCATGAGCGCGTACCGGCTCGTCCGGAGACCGACGGCATTCAATAAGTTTCTGTTCACCGTCTATGTCGCGGCGATGATCATACCGTTCCAATCGGTCATGCTGCCGCTCATGCGCATCACGTCGCTGTTCGAGCTGAGAGGCCATGTGTACGGCATCGTGATCTGCTATATCGGCTTTGGGATCTCGCTTTCGATGTTTCTGTTCCATGGCTTCATCAAGTCGGTGCCGCTCGAAATCGAAGAGGCGGCCGTCGTGGATGGCTGCTCGCCTTACGGCGTGTACTGGCGGATCGTTTTTCCTTTGCTGAAGCCGATTGCAGTAACGGTCATTATCCTGAACGTGCTGTGGATCTGGAACGATTACTTGCTGCCGGTGCTGGTCATCAACGACAACTTCACGACCATTCCGCTGGCGGTGCAGAAGTTTTTCGGGCAATATTTGCGCAAGTGGGACCTGGCGATGGCGTCACTGACATTAAGTACGGTTCCGATCATTGTTTTCTTCCTTTTTCTACAAAAATATATTATTCAAGGCATTACTGCGGGATCAGTTAAAGGGTAA
- a CDS encoding ABC transporter substrate-binding protein: MKKQSIFALTLATALIASGCGSNNNGGNTANSTNGAADNTAAANNTAAANNSASTETNAPKEPVTIKVFQFKVEIATALQQMAEAYEKETGVKVEIETHGGGEDYSALLKAELAAGEEPEIITSSGWAGFDPYVDRAVDLSNEPWAKDLVEASRAQITRDGKLLGMPMTLEAYGLTYNKDLFAKAGITTLPQTLDELEAACKKLQDAGIIPFALTNEWWSLGIHTFNIANATQADPAAFIDAIKAGTKTFKDDSLSKQWIRLVDIMFANGQKAALTTDYNTQVAEFAAGKYAMIQHGNWIQGMVDEVNPDLNLGMMPVPLEGKPNVFTGVPSNWVVNNKSAHPEEAKAFLNWMATSETGKKFVATDFKFIPSITSIPADPAAIGKIAADFATFSQEHPDQVKGWQWDRFPDGITQQFGAAMQEYMGKRIKSDELLGKFDKAVADIVKK; the protein is encoded by the coding sequence ATGAAGAAACAATCGATCTTTGCGCTAACGCTCGCAACGGCGTTGATCGCAAGCGGATGCGGCAGCAATAATAACGGGGGCAATACGGCGAACAGCACGAACGGAGCGGCTGACAATACGGCGGCGGCGAACAATACGGCCGCAGCCAACAATTCGGCGTCGACAGAGACAAACGCGCCGAAGGAGCCGGTAACGATTAAGGTTTTCCAATTCAAGGTCGAAATTGCGACTGCGCTGCAGCAGATGGCGGAAGCGTATGAGAAGGAAACCGGCGTGAAGGTCGAGATCGAGACGCATGGCGGCGGCGAAGACTACAGCGCGCTGCTGAAGGCGGAGCTTGCCGCAGGCGAAGAGCCGGAGATCATTACATCGAGCGGCTGGGCCGGCTTCGATCCTTATGTGGACCGCGCCGTCGACCTTTCGAACGAGCCATGGGCGAAGGATCTGGTCGAAGCGTCCCGCGCGCAAATTACGCGCGACGGCAAGCTGCTCGGCATGCCGATGACGCTTGAAGCGTACGGCTTGACGTACAATAAAGACCTGTTTGCGAAGGCCGGCATCACGACGCTGCCGCAAACGCTGGATGAGCTGGAAGCGGCGTGCAAGAAGCTGCAGGACGCGGGCATTATTCCGTTTGCGTTGACGAACGAGTGGTGGTCGCTCGGCATTCATACGTTTAATATCGCGAACGCAACGCAGGCGGATCCTGCCGCATTCATCGACGCCATCAAAGCGGGCACGAAGACGTTCAAGGACGATTCGCTCTCGAAGCAATGGATTCGCCTCGTGGACATTATGTTCGCGAACGGCCAGAAGGCGGCGCTGACCACCGACTACAACACGCAAGTGGCGGAGTTCGCTGCAGGCAAATACGCGATGATCCAGCACGGCAACTGGATTCAAGGCATGGTGGACGAAGTCAATCCGGACCTGAACCTTGGCATGATGCCGGTACCGCTGGAAGGCAAGCCGAACGTATTTACGGGCGTGCCTAGCAACTGGGTCGTCAACAACAAGTCCGCGCATCCGGAAGAAGCGAAAGCGTTCCTCAACTGGATGGCTACCTCCGAGACGGGCAAGAAGTTCGTCGCAACCGACTTCAAATTCATCCCGTCGATCACGTCGATCCCGGCTGACCCTGCGGCAATCGGCAAAATCGCGGCCGATTTCGCAACGTTCTCCCAAGAGCACCCGGACCAAGTGAAGGGCTGGCAGTGGGACCGCTTCCCGGACGGCATCACGCAGCAATTCGGCGCGGCGATGCAGGAGTACATGGGCAAGCGGATCAAATCCGACGAGCTGCTCGGCAAGTTTGACAAGGCTGTAGCGGACATTGTGAAGAAATAA